In the Kitasatospora terrestris genome, one interval contains:
- a CDS encoding thioesterase family protein yields MSEFDRGIALTARGGGRYEGELGEGWRIGGGVNGGLLLAFAGHALSLAAGPHRDPVSVSGYYLSASVPGPATVDTEIVRRGGSLTTGTAVLLQDGEERLRVLATYGDLDAFEGEVRTTAQPPVMPPPEQCIGVEHAPKEMIAEAALLERFDLRLDPATVGWALGQPSKEGRIQGWFRLADGRDADPLSLLLVADALPPVTFDLGLPGWAPTVELTVHVRCRPAAGWLRVVHATRNLAGGYFEEDAEVWDADGRLVAQSRQLARAPRQWGTRRS; encoded by the coding sequence ATGAGTGAGTTCGACCGGGGCATTGCGCTGACCGCGCGGGGCGGGGGGCGGTACGAGGGCGAGCTGGGGGAGGGCTGGCGGATCGGCGGGGGCGTCAACGGCGGCCTGCTGCTGGCCTTCGCCGGGCACGCGCTCTCGCTCGCGGCCGGTCCGCACCGCGACCCGGTCTCGGTCAGCGGGTACTACCTCTCCGCCTCGGTGCCGGGCCCCGCCACCGTCGACACCGAGATCGTCCGCCGCGGCGGCTCGCTGACCACCGGCACCGCCGTGCTCCTCCAGGACGGCGAGGAGCGGCTGCGGGTCCTCGCCACCTACGGCGACCTGGACGCCTTCGAGGGCGAGGTGCGCACCACCGCGCAGCCGCCCGTGATGCCGCCGCCGGAGCAGTGCATCGGCGTCGAGCACGCCCCGAAGGAGATGATCGCCGAGGCGGCCCTGCTGGAGCGGTTCGACCTGCGGCTCGACCCGGCGACCGTCGGCTGGGCGCTCGGGCAGCCGTCCAAGGAGGGCCGGATCCAGGGCTGGTTCCGGCTCGCGGACGGCCGCGACGCCGACCCGCTCTCGCTGCTGCTGGTCGCCGACGCCCTGCCGCCGGTCACCTTCGACCTCGGGCTGCCCGGCTGGGCGCCCACCGTCGAGCTGACCGTGCACGTCCGGTGCCGTCCGGCGGCGGGCTGGCTGCGGGTCGTCCACGCCACCCGCAACCTGGCCGGCGGCTACTTCGAGGAGGACGCCGAGGTCTGGGACGCGGACGGCCGGCTGGTCGCCCAGTCCCGTCAGCTCGCCCGCGCACCGAGGCAGTGGGGCACCCGGCGGTCGTGA
- a CDS encoding quinone-dependent dihydroorotate dehydrogenase, translating into MYKLLFDLVFKKMDPEKAHHLAFFWIRLAASVPGLRQLVRLVLAPRDPKLRTAALGLDLPGPFGLGAGFDKNGIGIDGLAMLGFDFVEIGTVTGEPQPGNPAPRLFRLVEDRALINRMGFNNQGSARVAARLGARQHTTSTPVVGVNIGKTKAVPETEATEDYLKSTRALAPYADYLVVNVSSPNTPGLRNLQAVQVLGPLLWDVRKAADEVTHHHVPLLVKIAPDLADEDIDEIADMALHLGLDGIIATNTTIGRDGLLADPARIEEIGMGGLSGAPLKERSLEVLKRLRARTEGRLTIVSVGGIETAEDAWQRILHGADLVQGYSAFIYQGPFWMRRVHKGLSARLRASGHPTIADAVGTAKSV; encoded by the coding sequence GTGTACAAGCTCCTGTTCGACCTGGTCTTCAAGAAGATGGACCCGGAGAAGGCCCACCACCTCGCCTTCTTCTGGATCCGGCTGGCCGCCTCGGTGCCGGGCCTGCGGCAGCTGGTGCGGCTGGTGCTCGCACCGCGCGACCCCAAGCTGCGCACCGCGGCGCTCGGCCTCGACCTGCCCGGCCCGTTCGGGCTCGGCGCGGGCTTCGACAAGAACGGCATCGGGATCGACGGCCTGGCGATGCTCGGCTTCGACTTCGTCGAGATCGGCACCGTCACCGGTGAGCCGCAGCCCGGCAACCCGGCGCCGCGGCTGTTCCGCCTGGTCGAGGACCGGGCGCTGATCAACCGGATGGGCTTCAACAACCAGGGCTCGGCACGGGTCGCCGCGCGCCTCGGGGCGCGCCAGCACACCACCTCCACCCCGGTGGTCGGCGTCAACATCGGCAAGACCAAGGCGGTGCCGGAGACCGAGGCCACCGAGGACTACCTGAAGTCCACCCGGGCGCTCGCCCCGTACGCCGACTACCTGGTGGTCAACGTCTCCTCGCCGAACACCCCCGGGCTGCGCAACCTGCAGGCCGTGCAGGTGCTCGGACCGCTGCTGTGGGACGTCCGCAAGGCCGCCGACGAGGTCACCCACCACCACGTCCCGCTGCTGGTGAAGATCGCCCCCGACCTGGCGGACGAGGACATCGACGAGATCGCCGACATGGCCCTGCACCTGGGCCTGGACGGCATCATCGCCACCAACACCACGATCGGCCGGGACGGCCTGCTCGCCGACCCCGCGCGGATCGAGGAGATCGGCATGGGCGGCCTGTCCGGCGCCCCGCTGAAGGAGCGCTCGCTGGAGGTGCTCAAGCGCCTGCGCGCCCGCACCGAGGGCCGGCTGACCATCGTCTCGGTCGGCGGCATCGAGACCGCCGAGGACGCCTGGCAGCGGATCCTGCACGGCGCCGACCTGGTGCAGGGCTACAGCGCCTTCATCTACCAGGGCCCGTTCTGGATGCGCCGGGTGCACAAGGGCCTCTCCGCGCGGCTGCGGGCCAGCGGCCACCCGACCATCGCCGACGCCGTCGGCACCGCCAAGAGCGTCTGA
- a CDS encoding dihydroorotase encodes MTTYLIRNAQILGGAAKDILIRDGVFAEIGDDLTAEADIDIDAHGLIALPGLVDLHTHLREPGREDAETVLTGTQAAAMGGYTAVHAMANTFPVADTAGVVEQVWRLGQESGYCDVQPVGAVTVGLEGKKLAELGAMHESAAGVRVFSDDGKCVDDAVIMRRALEYVKAFDGVVAQHAQEPRLTEGAQMNEGQVSGELGLGGWPAVAEESIIARDVLLAAHVGSRVHICHLSTAGSVEIVRWAKQKGWNVTAEVTPHHLLLTDELVRTYDPAYKVNPPLRTAADVEALRAALADGTIDAVATDHAPHPAEDKDCEWAVAAMGMVGLETALSVVQQTMVDTGLLNWEGVADRMSHRPARIGRLSGHGRPISVGEPANLVLFDPAYRGAVNPDTFATRSRNTPYKGMDLPGRVHATFLRGSATVLAGELVEL; translated from the coding sequence GTGACCACCTACCTGATCCGCAACGCCCAGATCCTCGGTGGCGCCGCGAAGGACATCCTGATCCGCGACGGCGTCTTCGCCGAGATCGGCGACGACCTGACCGCCGAGGCGGACATCGACATCGACGCGCACGGCCTGATCGCCCTGCCCGGCCTGGTCGACCTGCACACCCACCTGCGCGAGCCCGGCCGCGAGGACGCCGAGACCGTGCTGACCGGCACCCAGGCCGCCGCGATGGGCGGCTACACCGCCGTGCACGCGATGGCCAACACCTTCCCGGTCGCCGACACCGCCGGCGTGGTCGAGCAGGTCTGGCGCCTGGGCCAGGAGTCCGGCTACTGCGACGTCCAGCCGGTCGGCGCGGTCACCGTGGGCCTGGAGGGCAAGAAGCTCGCCGAGCTCGGTGCGATGCACGAGTCCGCCGCGGGCGTGCGGGTCTTCTCCGACGACGGCAAGTGCGTCGACGACGCGGTGATCATGCGCCGCGCCCTGGAGTACGTGAAGGCCTTCGACGGCGTCGTCGCCCAGCACGCCCAGGAGCCGCGCCTGACCGAGGGCGCCCAGATGAACGAGGGCCAGGTCTCCGGCGAGCTGGGCCTGGGCGGCTGGCCGGCCGTCGCCGAGGAGTCGATCATCGCGCGCGACGTGCTGCTCGCCGCGCACGTCGGCTCCCGGGTGCACATCTGCCACCTGTCCACGGCCGGCTCGGTCGAGATCGTCCGCTGGGCCAAGCAGAAGGGCTGGAACGTCACCGCCGAGGTGACCCCGCACCACCTGCTGCTCACCGACGAGCTGGTCCGCACCTACGACCCGGCGTACAAGGTCAACCCGCCGCTGCGCACCGCCGCCGACGTGGAGGCGCTGCGCGCCGCGCTGGCCGACGGCACCATCGACGCGGTCGCCACCGACCACGCGCCGCACCCGGCGGAGGACAAGGACTGCGAGTGGGCGGTCGCCGCGATGGGCATGGTCGGCCTGGAGACCGCGCTGTCGGTCGTCCAGCAGACCATGGTCGACACCGGCCTGCTGAACTGGGAGGGCGTCGCCGACCGGATGTCGCACCGCCCGGCCCGGATCGGCCGCCTCTCGGGTCATGGACGCCCGATCTCGGTGGGTGAGCCGGCCAACCTGGTGCTGTTCGATCCCGCGTACCGTGGTGCCGTGAACCCGGACACCTTCGCGACGCGCAGCCGCAACACCCCGTACAAGGGCATGGACCTCCCGGGACGGGTGCACGCCACCTTCCTGCGCGGCAGCGCCACCGTCCTGGCCGGCGAACTGGTCGAGCTGTGA
- a CDS encoding transcriptional regulator BldD: MSSDYAKQLGAKLRAIRTQQGLSLHGVEEKSQGRWKAVVVGSYERGDRAVTVQRLAELAEFYGVPVQELLPGGTPGGAAEPPPRLVLDLERLTQVPSEKAGPLQRYAATIQSQRGDYNGKVLSIRQDDLRTLAVIYDQSPSILTEQLISWGVLNPDARRAVREEDAG; this comes from the coding sequence ATGTCCAGCGACTACGCGAAGCAGCTCGGGGCCAAGCTCCGGGCGATCCGCACTCAGCAGGGGCTCTCCCTGCACGGCGTCGAGGAAAAGTCCCAGGGTCGCTGGAAGGCCGTCGTCGTCGGTTCGTACGAGCGCGGCGACCGTGCGGTGACCGTGCAGCGCCTGGCGGAGCTGGCCGAGTTCTACGGCGTCCCGGTGCAGGAGCTGCTGCCCGGCGGCACCCCCGGCGGCGCGGCCGAGCCGCCGCCGCGCCTGGTCCTCGACCTGGAGAGACTGACCCAGGTCCCCTCGGAGAAGGCCGGCCCGCTGCAGCGCTACGCGGCGACCATCCAGTCCCAGCGCGGCGACTACAACGGCAAGGTGCTCTCCATCCGCCAGGACGACCTGCGCACGCTGGCCGTGATCTACGACCAGTCGCCGTCCATCCTGACCGAGCAGCTGATCAGCTGGGGCGTGCTCAACCCGGACGCCCGCCGCGCGGTGCGCGAGGAGGACGCCGGCTGA
- the pyrF gene encoding orotidine-5'-phosphate decarboxylase produces MTTLAPFGARLRAAMDTRGRLCVGIDPHASLLTAWGLNDDVQGLETFSRTVVEALADRVAVLKPQAAFFERFGSKGIAVLERSVAEAREAGALVLMDAKRGDIGSTMAAYAETFLAPGSPLFSDALTVSPYLGFGSLRPALDLAREQGCGIFALALTSNPEGHEVQRAVGADGESVAQAVLRRLAAENAGAEPLGSFGAVVGATLAEAGVDLAINGPLLAPGVGAQGATAKDLPRVFGASVRNVVPSVSRDVLKHGPSVQALRAAAQAFVDDVSTVTNA; encoded by the coding sequence GTGACCACCCTCGCTCCCTTCGGCGCCCGCCTGCGCGCCGCCATGGACACCCGCGGCCGGCTGTGCGTCGGCATCGACCCGCACGCCTCCCTGCTGACCGCCTGGGGCCTGAACGACGACGTCCAGGGCCTGGAGACGTTCTCCCGCACCGTCGTGGAGGCGCTGGCCGACCGGGTCGCGGTGCTCAAGCCGCAGGCCGCCTTCTTCGAGCGCTTCGGCTCCAAGGGCATCGCGGTGCTGGAGAGGTCCGTCGCCGAGGCCCGCGAGGCCGGCGCGCTGGTGCTGATGGACGCCAAGCGCGGCGACATCGGCTCCACCATGGCCGCGTACGCCGAGACCTTCCTGGCGCCCGGCAGCCCGCTGTTCTCCGACGCCCTCACGGTCAGCCCGTACCTGGGCTTCGGCTCCCTGCGGCCCGCCCTGGACCTGGCCCGCGAGCAGGGCTGCGGCATCTTCGCGCTGGCACTCACCTCCAACCCGGAGGGCCACGAGGTGCAGCGCGCCGTCGGCGCGGACGGGGAGAGCGTGGCGCAGGCCGTGCTGCGCCGGCTCGCGGCCGAGAACGCCGGCGCCGAGCCGCTCGGGTCCTTCGGCGCGGTGGTCGGCGCGACCCTCGCCGAGGCCGGGGTGGACCTGGCGATCAACGGCCCGCTGCTGGCCCCCGGCGTGGGTGCCCAGGGCGCCACGGCGAAGGACCTGCCGCGGGTCTTCGGGGCCTCGGTGCGCAACGTCGTCCCGTCCGTCAGCCGTGACGTGCTGAAGCACGGACCGTCCGTGCAGGCACTTCGCGCGGCGGCCCAGGCATTCGTCGACGATGTGAGCACCGTCACAAACGCGTGA
- a CDS encoding aspartate carbamoyltransferase catalytic subunit, with translation MKRHLVSTADLTRDDALLILDTAEELAQLSGRAVKKLPTLRGRTVVNLFFEDSTRTKTSFEVAEKRLSADVINFSAKGSSVSKGESLKDTALTLQAMGADAVVIRHHASGAPARLAQSDWLHGSVINAGDGTHEHPTQALLDAFTMRRHLNPGTGKDLAGRRVTIVGDILHSRVARSNVHLLNTLGAEVTFVAPPTLLPIGIENWPCQVSYDLDAVLPKTDALMMLRVQQERMNAAFFPTAREYTRRYGMDGIRMAQLPEHAIVMHPGPMVRGMEITAEVADSPRCTVVEQVANGVSIRMAVLYLLLGGATLADAPRTTDSAEAAQ, from the coding sequence GTGAAGCGCCACCTCGTCTCCACCGCCGACCTGACCCGTGACGACGCGCTGCTGATCCTGGACACCGCCGAGGAGCTGGCCCAGCTCTCCGGGCGGGCCGTCAAGAAGCTGCCCACGCTGCGCGGCCGGACCGTCGTCAACCTCTTCTTCGAGGACTCGACCCGCACCAAGACCTCCTTCGAGGTCGCCGAGAAGCGGCTCAGCGCCGACGTCATCAACTTCTCCGCCAAGGGCTCCTCGGTCTCCAAGGGCGAGTCCCTCAAGGACACCGCGCTGACCCTGCAGGCGATGGGCGCCGACGCCGTGGTGATCCGTCACCACGCCTCCGGCGCGCCCGCCCGGCTCGCCCAGTCCGACTGGCTGCACGGCAGCGTGATCAACGCCGGCGACGGCACCCACGAGCACCCCACCCAGGCGCTGCTCGATGCCTTCACCATGCGCCGCCACCTCAACCCGGGCACCGGCAAGGACCTGGCGGGGCGCCGGGTGACCATCGTCGGCGACATCCTGCACAGTCGGGTGGCCCGCTCCAACGTCCACCTGCTCAACACGCTCGGCGCCGAGGTCACCTTCGTCGCCCCGCCGACCCTGCTGCCGATCGGCATCGAGAACTGGCCCTGCCAGGTCTCCTACGACCTGGACGCGGTGCTGCCGAAGACCGACGCGCTGATGATGCTGCGGGTCCAGCAGGAGCGGATGAACGCGGCGTTCTTCCCGACCGCCCGCGAGTACACCCGCCGCTACGGCATGGACGGCATCCGGATGGCGCAGCTGCCCGAGCACGCCATCGTGATGCACCCCGGCCCGATGGTCCGCGGCATGGAGATCACCGCCGAGGTGGCCGACTCCCCGCGCTGCACCGTGGTCGAGCAGGTCGCCAACGGCGTCTCGATCCGGATGGCCGTCCTCTACCTCCTCCTCGGCGGGGCCACCCTCGCCGACGCACCTCGTACCACCGACTCCGCGGAGGCCGCGCAGTGA
- the carA gene encoding glutamine-hydrolyzing carbamoyl-phosphate synthase small subunit, with protein sequence MTAPAPTTQSARRARVPAVLVLEDGRTFRGQAYGAIGETFGEAVFNTGMSGYQETLTDPSYHRQVVVMTAPQIGNTGWNDEDDESQQIWVAGYVVRDPARVASNWRSVRSLDEELERQGVVGISGIDTRALTRHLRERGAMRVGIFSGEALGDRAALLAKVQSAPEMKGADLCAEVATTSPYVVPAIGEKKFTVAALDLGIKAMTPQRMAERGIEVHVLPANSTIEDVYAVAPDGVFFSNGPGDPATADHQVEVAKGVLARKTPFFGICFGNQILGRALGFGTYKLKYGHRGINQPVQDRTTGKVEVTAHNHGFAVNAPLDKVSDTPFGRVEVSHVCLNDDVVEGLQALDVPAFSVQYHPEAAAGPHDAAYLFDRFVSLMEGQRA encoded by the coding sequence ATGACCGCACCTGCCCCCACCACTCAGAGCGCACGGCGGGCGCGTGTGCCCGCCGTGCTCGTCCTGGAGGACGGGCGGACCTTCCGCGGCCAGGCGTACGGCGCGATCGGCGAGACCTTCGGCGAGGCGGTCTTCAACACCGGCATGTCCGGCTACCAGGAGACCCTCACCGACCCCTCGTACCACCGCCAGGTGGTCGTGATGACCGCGCCGCAGATCGGCAACACCGGCTGGAACGACGAGGACGACGAGTCGCAGCAGATCTGGGTGGCCGGCTACGTGGTCCGCGACCCCGCCCGGGTCGCCTCCAACTGGCGCTCGGTCCGCTCGCTGGACGAGGAGCTGGAGCGCCAGGGCGTCGTCGGCATCAGCGGCATCGACACCCGCGCGCTCACCCGCCACCTGCGCGAGCGCGGTGCGATGCGGGTCGGCATCTTCTCCGGCGAGGCGCTGGGCGACCGGGCCGCGCTGCTGGCGAAGGTGCAGTCCGCGCCGGAGATGAAGGGCGCCGACCTGTGCGCCGAGGTGGCCACCACCTCCCCGTACGTCGTGCCCGCGATCGGTGAGAAGAAGTTCACCGTGGCCGCGCTGGACCTCGGCATCAAGGCGATGACCCCGCAGCGGATGGCCGAGCGCGGCATCGAGGTGCACGTGCTCCCCGCCAACTCGACCATCGAGGACGTCTACGCGGTCGCCCCCGACGGCGTGTTCTTCTCCAACGGCCCGGGCGACCCGGCCACCGCCGACCACCAGGTCGAGGTGGCGAAGGGCGTCCTGGCGCGGAAGACCCCGTTCTTCGGCATCTGCTTCGGCAACCAGATCCTCGGTCGCGCGCTGGGCTTCGGCACCTACAAGCTCAAGTACGGCCACCGCGGCATCAACCAGCCGGTGCAGGACCGCACCACCGGCAAGGTCGAGGTCACCGCGCACAACCACGGCTTCGCCGTGAACGCACCGCTGGACAAGGTGAGCGACACCCCCTTCGGGCGGGTCGAGGTCTCCCACGTCTGCCTCAACGACGACGTGGTCGAGGGCCTGCAGGCGCTCGACGTCCCCGCCTTCAGCGTGCAGTACCACCCCGAAGCGGCAGCCGGCCCGCACGACGCCGCCTACCTCTTCGACCGCTTCGTGAGCCTTATGGAGGGCCAGCGTGCCTAA
- the pyrR gene encoding bifunctional pyr operon transcriptional regulator/uracil phosphoribosyltransferase PyrR: MTTHASTTPRPPHQVLDATDVARVVTRIAHEIVERAKGAEDVVLLGIHTRGVHLARRLRDKLNQITGREIPLGTLDITMYRDDLRLKPARALEHTEIPADGIDGKLVVLVDDVLFSGRTIRAALDALSDIGRPRAVQLAVLVDRGHRELPIRADYVGKNLPTSLREAVQVQLAENDGRDAVLVGDRDYAARSTQALAADQHLPE, translated from the coding sequence ATGACCACACACGCATCAACGACGCCGCGCCCACCGCACCAGGTGCTGGACGCCACCGACGTCGCCCGGGTCGTCACCCGGATCGCGCACGAGATCGTCGAGCGCGCCAAGGGCGCGGAGGACGTCGTGCTGCTCGGCATCCACACCCGGGGCGTGCACCTCGCCCGCCGGCTGCGGGACAAGCTGAACCAGATCACCGGGCGCGAGATCCCGCTCGGCACCCTCGACATCACCATGTACCGGGACGACCTGCGGCTGAAGCCCGCGCGGGCCCTGGAGCACACCGAGATCCCGGCCGACGGGATCGACGGCAAGCTGGTGGTCCTGGTCGACGACGTGCTGTTCTCCGGCCGCACCATCCGCGCCGCGCTCGACGCGCTCAGCGACATCGGCCGCCCGCGCGCCGTGCAGCTGGCCGTCCTGGTCGACCGCGGCCACCGCGAACTCCCGATCCGCGCCGACTACGTGGGCAAGAACCTGCCCACCTCGCTGCGCGAGGCCGTCCAGGTCCAGCTCGCCGAGAACGACGGCCGGGACGCCGTCCTGGTCGGCGACCGCGACTACGCCGCCCGATCCACCCAGGCGCTCGCCGCCGACCAGCACCTCCCGGAGTGA
- the carB gene encoding carbamoyl-phosphate synthase large subunit: protein MPKRTDIKSVLVIGSGPIVIGQAAEFDYSGTQACRVLKAEGLRVILVNSNPATIMTDPEIADATYVEPITPEFVEKIIAKERPDALLPTLGGQTALNTAISLHKAGTLEKYNVELIGADVEAINKGEDRELFKGVVEAVNAKIGHGESARSVICHSMEDVLAGVDTLGGYPVVVRPSFTMGGAGSGFAHDEEDLRRIAGQGLALSPTTEVLLEESILGWKEYELELMRDKHDNVVVVCSIENFDPMGVHTGDSITVAPSMTLTDREYQILRDIGIAVIREVGVDTGGCNIQFAVNPDDGRVIVIEMNPRVSRSSALASKATGFPIAKIAAKLAVGYTLDEIPNDITEQTPASFEPTLDYVVVKVPRFAFEKFPSADATLTTTMKSVGEAMAMGRNFTEALQKALRSLEKKGSQFSWVGEVGDKAELLAKAVVPTDGRINTVMDAIRAGATPEEVFDATRIDPWFVDQLFLLNEVAGELAAAEKLDPELLRHAKRHGFSDLQIGEIRGLKPDVVREVRHALGIRPVFKTVDTCAAEFAAKTPYFYSSYDEESEVAPRTKPAVIILGSGPNRIGQGIEFDYSCVHASFALAEAGYETVMVNCNPETVSTDYDTSDRLYFEPLTLEDVLEIVHAEQLAGPLAGVIVQLGGQTPLGLAQALKDNGVPVVGTSPEAIHLAEERGAFGRVLRDAGLPAPKHGTAFSFEEAKAIADEIGYPVLARPSYVLGGRGMEIVYDEPSLADYLQRHAGLISEHPVLIDRFLDDAVEIDVDALYDGEELYLGGVMEHIEEAGIHSGDSACALPPITLGGYDIKRLRTATEGIAKGVGVRGLINIQFALSGDILYVLEANPRASRTVPFTSKATAVPLAKAAARISLGTSIAELRTEGLLPAEGDGGTLPADAPISVKEAVMPWSRFRDVHGRGVDTVLGPEMRSTGEVMGIDRVFGTAYAKSQAGAYGALPTKGKVFVSVANRDKRNLVFPARALVELGFEVLATAGTAEVLQRAGIPATVVRKHSEGEGPNGEKTIVQLIHDGAIDLIINTPYGTGSRADGYEIRTAAVSRGVPCLTTVQAMGAAVQGVDALLRGEVGVMSLQEHAALINAGRK, encoded by the coding sequence GTGCCTAAGCGCACCGACATCAAGTCCGTCCTGGTCATCGGCTCCGGCCCGATCGTCATCGGCCAGGCGGCGGAGTTCGACTACTCCGGCACCCAGGCCTGCCGCGTCCTCAAGGCCGAGGGCCTGCGGGTGATCCTGGTCAACTCCAACCCGGCCACGATCATGACCGACCCGGAGATCGCCGACGCCACCTACGTCGAGCCGATCACCCCGGAGTTCGTCGAGAAGATCATCGCCAAGGAGCGCCCCGACGCCCTGCTGCCGACCCTCGGCGGCCAGACCGCGCTGAACACCGCGATCTCGCTGCACAAGGCCGGGACGCTGGAGAAGTACAACGTCGAGCTGATCGGCGCCGACGTCGAGGCGATCAACAAGGGCGAGGACCGCGAGCTCTTCAAGGGCGTGGTCGAGGCGGTCAACGCCAAGATCGGCCACGGCGAGTCCGCCCGCTCGGTGATCTGCCACTCGATGGAGGACGTCCTCGCCGGCGTCGACACCCTCGGCGGCTACCCGGTCGTCGTCCGCCCGTCCTTCACCATGGGCGGCGCCGGCTCCGGCTTCGCCCACGACGAGGAGGACCTGCGCCGGATCGCCGGCCAGGGCCTGGCCCTCTCGCCGACCACCGAGGTGCTCCTGGAGGAGTCCATCCTCGGCTGGAAGGAGTACGAGCTGGAGCTGATGCGCGACAAGCACGACAACGTCGTGGTCGTCTGCTCCATCGAGAACTTCGACCCGATGGGCGTGCACACCGGTGACTCGATCACCGTCGCCCCGTCGATGACCCTCACCGACCGCGAGTACCAGATCCTCCGGGACATCGGCATCGCGGTCATCCGCGAGGTCGGCGTCGACACCGGCGGCTGCAACATCCAGTTCGCGGTCAACCCCGACGACGGCCGGGTCATCGTCATCGAGATGAACCCGCGCGTCTCCCGCTCCTCGGCGCTGGCCTCCAAGGCCACCGGCTTCCCGATCGCCAAGATCGCGGCCAAGCTGGCGGTCGGCTACACCCTGGACGAGATCCCGAACGACATCACCGAGCAGACCCCGGCCTCCTTCGAGCCGACGCTCGACTACGTGGTCGTCAAGGTCCCGCGGTTCGCCTTCGAGAAGTTCCCGTCGGCCGACGCCACCCTCACCACGACCATGAAGTCGGTGGGCGAGGCCATGGCGATGGGCCGCAACTTCACCGAGGCGCTGCAGAAGGCGCTGCGCTCGCTGGAGAAGAAGGGCTCCCAGTTCTCCTGGGTGGGCGAGGTCGGCGACAAGGCCGAGCTGCTGGCCAAGGCCGTCGTCCCGACCGACGGCCGGATCAACACCGTGATGGACGCCATCCGGGCCGGCGCCACCCCCGAGGAGGTGTTCGACGCCACCCGGATCGACCCGTGGTTCGTCGACCAGCTCTTCCTGCTGAACGAGGTCGCCGGCGAGCTCGCCGCGGCCGAGAAGCTCGACCCCGAGCTGCTGCGCCACGCCAAGCGGCACGGCTTCTCCGACCTGCAGATCGGCGAGATCCGCGGCCTGAAGCCCGACGTGGTCCGCGAGGTGCGGCACGCGCTGGGCATCCGCCCGGTCTTCAAGACCGTCGACACCTGCGCCGCCGAGTTCGCCGCCAAGACCCCGTACTTCTACTCGTCCTACGACGAGGAGTCCGAGGTCGCGCCGCGCACCAAGCCCGCCGTGATCATCCTGGGCTCCGGCCCGAACCGGATCGGCCAGGGCATCGAGTTCGACTACTCCTGCGTCCACGCGTCCTTCGCGCTGGCCGAGGCCGGGTACGAGACCGTGATGGTCAACTGCAACCCGGAGACCGTCTCCACCGACTACGACACCTCCGACCGGCTCTACTTCGAGCCGCTCACCCTGGAGGACGTGCTGGAGATCGTCCACGCCGAGCAGCTGGCCGGCCCGCTGGCCGGTGTGATCGTGCAGCTCGGCGGCCAGACCCCGCTGGGCCTGGCGCAGGCGCTCAAGGACAACGGCGTGCCGGTGGTCGGCACCTCGCCCGAGGCGATCCACCTCGCCGAGGAGCGCGGCGCCTTCGGCCGGGTGCTGCGCGACGCGGGCCTGCCCGCGCCCAAGCACGGCACCGCCTTCTCCTTCGAGGAGGCCAAGGCGATCGCCGACGAGATCGGCTACCCCGTGCTGGCCCGCCCCTCGTACGTGCTCGGCGGCCGCGGCATGGAGATCGTCTACGACGAGCCCTCGCTCGCCGACTACCTGCAGCGCCACGCCGGCCTGATCTCCGAGCACCCGGTGCTGATCGACCGCTTCCTCGACGACGCGGTGGAGATCGACGTCGACGCGCTCTACGACGGCGAGGAGCTCTACCTCGGCGGCGTGATGGAGCACATCGAGGAGGCCGGCATCCACTCCGGCGACTCGGCGTGCGCGCTGCCCCCGATCACCCTCGGCGGGTACGACATCAAGCGCCTGCGGACCGCCACCGAGGGCATCGCCAAGGGCGTCGGCGTGCGCGGCCTGATCAACATCCAGTTCGCGCTCTCCGGCGACATCCTGTACGTCCTGGAGGCCAACCCGCGCGCCTCCCGGACCGTGCCGTTCACCTCCAAGGCGACCGCCGTGCCACTGGCCAAGGCCGCCGCCCGGATCTCGCTCGGCACCTCCATCGCGGAGCTCCGCACGGAGGGCCTGCTGCCGGCCGAGGGCGACGGCGGCACCCTGCCCGCCGACGCGCCGATCTCGGTCAAGGAGGCGGTCATGCCGTGGTCGCGCTTCCGCGACGTGCACGGCCGCGGCGTGGACACCGTGCTCGGCCCCGAGATGCGCTCCACCGGCGAGGTCATGGGCATCGACCGGGTCTTCGGCACCGCGTACGCCAAGTCGCAGGCCGGCGCCTACGGCGCGCTGCCCACCAAGGGCAAGGTCTTCGTCTCGGTCGCCAACCGCGACAAGCGCAACCTGGTCTTCCCGGCCCGCGCGCTGGTCGAGCTCGGCTTCGAGGTGCTGGCCACCGCTGGCACCGCCGAGGTCCTGCAGCGGGCCGGCATCCCCGCCACCGTGGTGCGCAAGCACAGCGAGGGCGAGGGCCCGAACGGCGAGAAGACCATCGTGCAGCTGATCCACGACGGCGCGATCGACCTGATCATCAACACCCCGTACGGCACCGGCAGCCGGGCGGACGGCTACGAGATCCGTACCGCCGCCGTCTCGCGCGGCGTGCCGTGCCTGACCACCGTCCAGGCGATGGGCGCCGCGGTCCAGGGCGTCGACGCGCTGCTGCGCGGCGAGGTCGGGGTGATGTCGCTCCAGGAGCACGCGGCCCTGATCAACGCAGGCCGCAAGTAA